In Deltaproteobacteria bacterium, one genomic interval encodes:
- a CDS encoding enoyl-CoA hydratase-related protein — MSYETILYDKRDGVATITLNRPQALNAFTPQMNRELLDALKDGNRDKAVRCFLLTGAGERAFCAGQDLKERSPDRKGSLGESLRERYNPIILAIRRTEKIVLCAVNGVAAGAGCNLTLACDLRIASDNARFIEAFVRVGLGPDCGGSYFMPRLIGLGKATELFLLGEPLEAQDALRYGLVAKVVPVAELAAEARAMAERLARAPRSAGLIKRTLNRSMYAELEAQLEYEACTQEIAGRTADYDEGVRAFMEKRAPVFKGE, encoded by the coding sequence ATGAGCTACGAGACGATCCTCTACGACAAGCGGGACGGGGTCGCCACCATCACGCTGAACCGCCCCCAGGCGCTCAACGCCTTCACCCCGCAGATGAACCGCGAGCTGCTGGACGCGCTCAAGGACGGCAACCGCGACAAGGCGGTGCGCTGCTTCCTCCTCACAGGCGCCGGCGAGCGCGCCTTCTGCGCCGGCCAGGACCTGAAGGAGCGTTCGCCGGACAGGAAGGGCTCCTTGGGCGAGTCGCTGAGGGAGCGCTACAATCCCATCATCCTGGCCATCCGCAGGACCGAGAAGATCGTGCTCTGCGCCGTCAACGGCGTGGCCGCGGGGGCGGGCTGCAACCTCACGCTGGCGTGCGACCTGCGCATCGCCTCGGACAACGCACGCTTCATCGAGGCGTTCGTGCGCGTGGGTCTGGGCCCCGACTGCGGCGGCAGCTACTTCATGCCGCGGCTCATCGGCCTCGGCAAGGCCACCGAGCTGTTCCTTCTGGGAGAGCCGCTGGAGGCCCAGGACGCGCTGCGCTACGGGCTCGTGGCCAAGGTGGTGCCGGTGGCGGAGCTGGCGGCGGAGGCCCGCGCCATGGCCGAGCGCCTGGCCCGCGCGCCGCGCAGCGCCGGCCTGATCAAGCGCACCCTCAACCGCTCCATGTACGCCGAGTTGGAGGCGCAGCTCGAGTACGAGGCCTGCACCCAGGAGATCGCCGGGCGTACCGCCGACTACGACGAGGGCGTACGGGCCTTCATGGAGAAACGGGCGCCGGTGTTCAAGGGCGAGTAA
- a CDS encoding 3-hydroxyacyl-CoA dehydrogenase NAD-binding domain-containing protein, with protein MANENKIGVIGAGTMGAGIAQVAVQGGFECVVYDVAQDFLDRGLGRIRGFIGRSREKGNIDAQEEARILGRLQGSLALEDLSDAVLVIEAATENLPVKRELFQKLDAACAPETLMATNTSSLSVTAIGGAVKDATRVLGMHFFNPAPLMALVEVVQGELTSDAAVAKAMDITRRFGKTPVRAQDTPGFIVNRIARPFYNEALRILSDGGTDVATVDRIMRESGGFRMGPFELQDLIGIDINFTATETLYHAFFEDPRFRPSPLQQKLYLAGHLGRKTGKGFYNYE; from the coding sequence ATGGCGAACGAGAACAAGATCGGGGTCATCGGCGCCGGCACCATGGGCGCGGGCATCGCCCAGGTGGCGGTCCAGGGCGGGTTCGAGTGCGTGGTGTACGACGTCGCCCAGGACTTCCTCGACCGCGGCCTCGGGCGCATCCGGGGCTTCATCGGGCGCAGCCGCGAGAAGGGCAACATCGACGCGCAGGAGGAAGCGCGCATCCTCGGACGCCTCCAGGGCTCGCTCGCGCTGGAGGATCTGTCCGACGCCGTCCTGGTCATCGAGGCCGCCACCGAGAACCTCCCGGTCAAGCGCGAGCTGTTCCAGAAGCTCGACGCCGCGTGCGCGCCCGAGACCCTGATGGCCACCAACACGTCGTCGCTGTCGGTGACCGCCATCGGCGGCGCGGTGAAGGACGCCACGCGAGTGCTGGGCATGCACTTCTTCAACCCGGCACCCCTCATGGCGCTGGTGGAAGTGGTGCAGGGGGAGCTCACCAGCGACGCCGCCGTGGCCAAGGCCATGGACATCACCCGCCGCTTCGGCAAGACCCCGGTACGCGCCCAGGACACCCCCGGGTTCATCGTGAACCGCATCGCGCGCCCCTTCTACAACGAGGCGCTGCGCATCCTGAGCGACGGCGGCACCGACGTGGCGACGGTGGACCGGATCATGCGGGAATCCGGCGGCTTCCGCATGGGACCGTTCGAGTTGCAGGACCTCATCGGCATCGACATCAACTTCACCGCCACCGAGACTCTTTACCACGCGTTTTTCGAGGACCCGCGCTTCCGCCCCAGCCCGCTGCAGCAAAAGCTGTATCTGGCGGGTCACCTGGGGCGCAAGACCGGCAAAGGCTTTTACAACTATGAGTAG
- a CDS encoding 3-hydroxyacyl-CoA dehydrogenase family protein: MSSVAILGGNRLAEDLHGLARDNGLNAARCARPDEVDPATEVVVDTLAHGSEEKRRLVEEIDAAAPGAALVLSSCLRWSTTTLASWSRRPERIVGFATFHPLARRNVIELARGLDTGDDAMAAAGTLVEGLGKESAVVKDAPGLVFPRILSLIINEAARSLDEGVASAEEIDIALRLGTNYPQGPLRWADEIGLDEVLAVLEGLLEETGDDRYRPAPLLRKMVASGRLGECAGRGFYRHGETGV; the protein is encoded by the coding sequence ATGAGTAGCGTCGCGATCCTGGGCGGCAACCGGTTGGCGGAGGACCTGCACGGGCTCGCGCGGGACAACGGCCTGAACGCGGCGCGGTGCGCGCGCCCGGACGAGGTCGACCCGGCGACCGAGGTCGTCGTCGACACCCTCGCCCACGGGAGCGAAGAGAAGCGGCGGCTGGTGGAAGAGATCGACGCCGCCGCGCCGGGCGCCGCGCTCGTGCTCAGCTCCTGCCTCCGTTGGTCGACCACGACGCTAGCCTCCTGGAGCCGCCGGCCGGAACGGATCGTCGGATTCGCCACCTTCCACCCGCTGGCGCGCCGCAACGTCATCGAGCTGGCGCGCGGGCTCGACACCGGCGACGACGCCATGGCGGCGGCCGGCACCCTGGTGGAAGGCCTGGGCAAGGAGAGCGCCGTCGTCAAGGACGCGCCCGGCCTCGTGTTCCCGCGCATCCTGAGCCTGATCATCAACGAGGCCGCGCGCAGCCTGGACGAGGGGGTCGCCAGCGCCGAGGAGATCGACATCGCCCTCCGGCTGGGCACCAACTATCCCCAGGGGCCGCTGCGCTGGGCCGACGAGATCGGCCTCGACGAAGTGCTGGCGGTCCTCGAAGGGCTCCTGGAAGAGACCGGCGACGACCGCTACCGTCCGGCGCCGCTGTTGCGGAAGATGGTGGCGTCCGGCCGCCTCGGCGAATGCGCGGGCCGGGGGTTCTACCGCCACGGAGAGACCGGAGTTTGA
- a CDS encoding thiolase family protein, with amino-acid sequence MPEAVIIDAARTPMGRYGGILKDVRPDDLAAHVIDKLIARNGIDRTTIEDVILGCTNQAGEDCRNVARNASLLAGIPDSVPGATVNRLCGSGLEAVNQAARAVGAEEGDLFVAGGVEMMTRAPLVMPKGAVPFARGEVTVYDSVLGWRFPNPRMGEMYPLISLGETAENVAEKYAVGREQQDAFGLKSHRNAVAAQEGGRLADELIPVPVPQRRGDPVVHGRDEGPRPDTSLEQLAALRPAFARNGTVTAGNSSPLSDGAAALLVTSRERAEALKLRPVVRIVASAVAGVDPAFMGIGPIPASRKALKRAGLTADQLDLVELNEAFASQSLACIQELGLDPDKVNVNGGAIALGHPLGCSGARIMTTLIHEMKRRGSRYGMATMCIGVGQGIATIVERADA; translated from the coding sequence ATGCCAGAAGCCGTCATCATCGACGCCGCGCGCACCCCCATGGGGCGCTACGGCGGCATCCTCAAGGACGTCCGGCCGGATGATCTCGCGGCGCACGTCATCGACAAGCTCATCGCCCGCAACGGCATCGACCGGACGACCATCGAGGACGTGATCCTCGGGTGCACGAACCAGGCCGGCGAGGACTGCCGCAACGTGGCGCGCAACGCCTCGCTCCTGGCGGGCATTCCCGACTCGGTTCCCGGCGCCACCGTGAACCGCCTGTGCGGCTCGGGGCTGGAGGCGGTCAACCAGGCCGCGCGCGCGGTGGGGGCCGAGGAAGGCGACCTGTTCGTGGCCGGCGGCGTGGAGATGATGACCCGCGCGCCGCTGGTGATGCCCAAGGGCGCGGTCCCGTTCGCGCGCGGCGAGGTCACGGTCTACGACAGCGTGCTCGGATGGCGCTTTCCGAACCCGCGCATGGGGGAGATGTACCCGCTCATCAGCCTGGGCGAGACCGCCGAGAACGTGGCCGAGAAATACGCGGTGGGCCGCGAGCAGCAGGACGCGTTCGGGCTCAAGAGCCATCGCAACGCGGTAGCGGCCCAGGAGGGCGGGAGGCTCGCCGACGAGTTGATTCCGGTGCCGGTACCGCAACGGCGCGGCGACCCCGTGGTGCACGGCCGCGACGAGGGGCCGCGACCGGACACCAGCCTGGAGCAGCTCGCCGCCCTGCGCCCGGCCTTCGCCAGGAACGGCACCGTGACCGCGGGGAACTCGTCGCCGCTGTCCGACGGCGCCGCGGCGCTGCTGGTAACGTCGCGCGAGCGGGCGGAGGCGCTCAAGCTCAGGCCGGTGGTGCGCATCGTGGCGTCGGCGGTGGCGGGAGTGGACCCGGCCTTCATGGGCATCGGGCCGATTCCGGCCAGCCGCAAGGCGCTCAAGCGCGCGGGCCTGACCGCGGACCAGTTGGACCTGGTGGAGTTGAACGAGGCCTTCGCGTCGCAGTCCCTGGCGTGCATCCAGGAGCTCGGCCTCGACCCGGACAAGGTCAACGTCAACGGCGGCGCCATCGCCCTCGGCCACCCGCTGGGCTGCAGCGGCGCGCGCATCATGACCACGTTGATCCACGAGATGAAACGGCGCGGCAGCCGCTACGGCATGGCCACCATGTGCATCGGCGTGGGCCAGGGCATCGCCACCATCGTGGAGCGCGCGGACGCTTGA
- a CDS encoding DUF4911 domain-containing protein produces the protein MDVHELYLRVRRQDIAYIKFIVESYELLGIIRTVDPREAVIVLLVLEDSLALARDVIEALSGEVPLEEIPRPAGLGDDWLLGAVTTAEPDGGEGS, from the coding sequence ATGGACGTCCACGAACTCTACCTCCGGGTGCGCCGGCAAGACATCGCCTACATCAAGTTCATCGTGGAGTCCTACGAACTGCTCGGCATCATCCGTACGGTGGATCCGCGTGAGGCAGTCATCGTGCTGCTGGTGCTGGAGGACTCGCTCGCGCTGGCACGCGACGTGATCGAGGCCCTGTCCGGAGAAGTCCCGCTGGAGGAGATTCCCCGACCCGCCGGCTTGGGGGACGACTGGCTCCTGGGTGCGGTTACAACGGCCGAACCGGACGGCGGCGAAGGATCCTGA
- the rnr gene encoding ribonuclease R, translating to MSGSTDLKPRVLSLMRTKPGHRFSLREIRKGFGKASRDAVEDALKELIHERTVIRLHKNHYTLAKAASLVSGVVQGHPDGFGFVVPEQKGMEDIYLSRREMRRVMHGDRVLVRPEKKRHGDSQGHVVEVLERGQRRLVGVVQTDGDRTLVVPMDPRVAPAIPLKAPGPLQPGQVAAVEMTRYGSGYTPAEARLERVLGAPDDPEVQAQALIFRYGWPEEFSDTALQEAERHAAAGVPASLDGRRDLRGLTTFTVDGETARDFDDAVGLERRAAGGYALYVSIADVAHCVAHDSALDVDAYERGTSVYFPDRALPMLPPALSTGICSLKPGVDRLTRTALLEIDRRGEVERVEIFRSVIRSTARLTYTEVGRMLVDRDATVIAKYPELIDALRAMEELTHLLMDRRRARGSLDFELPDTEIVLGDDNVPVDIRRARRTIAHRMIEEFMIAANEAVAGYLRKRKFPCVYRVHEGPDEDTLDAIGPFLSTLGYRLHRKEERVSSSELQRVLEACRGKPEERVLNRMLLRSMKQACYDRENVGHFGLASDAYLHFTSPIRRYPDLMVHRLLDRATAGPKLDAGAREDLDAYLREAADHASRRERLAVDAERDMVDLKKAQFMTDKIGQEHTGVITDLTNFGFFVELDRWFVEGLVSLKTLEDDFYRYYDTAHLIKGQNHGQSFRMGDPVTVKVVRVKLFQGEIDFELARP from the coding sequence ATGAGCGGCTCCACCGACCTCAAACCCCGCGTGCTCTCGCTGATGCGGACCAAGCCGGGCCATCGCTTCAGCCTGCGGGAGATCCGCAAGGGCTTCGGCAAGGCGTCACGGGACGCGGTGGAGGACGCCCTCAAGGAACTGATCCACGAACGCACGGTCATCCGTCTCCACAAGAACCACTACACCCTGGCCAAGGCCGCGAGCCTCGTCTCCGGCGTGGTGCAGGGCCATCCCGACGGCTTCGGCTTCGTCGTGCCCGAGCAGAAGGGCATGGAGGACATCTATCTCAGCCGCAGGGAGATGCGCCGGGTGATGCACGGCGACCGGGTACTGGTGCGCCCGGAGAAGAAGCGCCACGGCGACAGCCAGGGACACGTCGTCGAGGTCCTGGAGCGGGGCCAGCGGCGCCTCGTAGGCGTGGTGCAGACCGACGGCGACCGCACCCTGGTGGTGCCCATGGACCCGCGCGTGGCCCCCGCCATCCCGCTGAAAGCGCCCGGACCGCTTCAGCCCGGCCAGGTGGCGGCGGTGGAGATGACCCGCTACGGCAGCGGCTACACGCCCGCCGAAGCGCGCCTGGAACGGGTGCTGGGCGCACCGGACGACCCCGAGGTCCAGGCCCAGGCGTTGATCTTCCGCTACGGCTGGCCCGAGGAATTCTCGGACACGGCCCTCCAGGAGGCCGAGCGCCACGCCGCCGCCGGGGTGCCGGCGAGCCTCGACGGACGCCGCGACCTGCGCGGGCTGACCACCTTCACCGTGGACGGCGAGACGGCGCGCGACTTCGACGACGCCGTCGGGCTGGAGCGAAGGGCCGCCGGCGGCTACGCGCTCTACGTCTCCATCGCCGACGTCGCCCATTGCGTGGCGCACGACTCCGCCCTGGATGTCGACGCCTACGAACGCGGCACCAGCGTGTACTTCCCGGACCGGGCCCTGCCCATGCTGCCGCCGGCGTTGTCCACCGGCATCTGCAGCCTCAAGCCGGGCGTGGACCGGCTCACGCGCACGGCGCTCCTGGAGATCGACCGGAGGGGCGAGGTCGAACGGGTGGAGATCTTCCGTTCGGTGATCCGCAGCACGGCCCGGCTCACCTACACCGAGGTGGGGCGCATGCTCGTGGACCGGGACGCCACGGTCATCGCGAAGTACCCGGAGCTGATCGACGCCCTCCGCGCCATGGAAGAACTGACGCACCTCCTCATGGACCGCCGGCGCGCCCGCGGCAGCCTCGACTTCGAGTTGCCGGACACGGAGATCGTGCTGGGCGACGACAACGTGCCCGTCGACATCCGGCGCGCCCGACGCACCATCGCCCACCGCATGATCGAGGAGTTCATGATCGCGGCCAACGAAGCGGTGGCCGGCTACCTGCGGAAACGGAAGTTCCCGTGCGTGTACCGGGTGCACGAAGGACCCGACGAGGACACCCTGGACGCCATCGGCCCGTTCCTTTCCACCCTCGGATACCGGCTCCACCGGAAGGAAGAGAGAGTCTCGTCCAGTGAGCTCCAACGGGTCCTGGAAGCGTGCCGCGGCAAGCCCGAGGAACGGGTGCTGAACCGCATGCTGCTGCGCTCCATGAAGCAGGCCTGTTACGACCGGGAGAACGTCGGCCACTTCGGGCTGGCGTCCGACGCCTACCTGCATTTCACCTCCCCCATCCGCCGCTACCCCGATCTCATGGTCCACCGGCTCCTGGACCGCGCCACCGCCGGCCCGAAGCTCGATGCCGGTGCGCGGGAAGACCTCGACGCCTACCTGCGCGAGGCCGCCGACCACGCCTCCCGGCGTGAGCGCCTGGCCGTGGACGCCGAGCGCGACATGGTGGACCTCAAGAAGGCGCAGTTCATGACCGACAAGATCGGCCAGGAACACACCGGCGTCATCACCGACCTGACCAACTTCGGCTTCTTCGTGGAACTCGACCGCTGGTTCGTGGAAGGACTGGTGAGCCTCAAGACCCTGGAGGACGACTTCTACCGCTATTACGACACCGCCCACCTCATCAAGGGCCAGAACCACGGCCAGAGCTTCCGCATGGGCGACCCGGTCACCGTGAAGGTGGTGCGGGTGAAGCTCTTCCAGGGGGAGATCGACTTCGAGCTGGCGCGGCCGTGA
- a CDS encoding DMT family transporter produces MVPEIVAVVSAAMYAVSFIVARRGLRYSTPATVTTFSMVFQAGIFSVAVAIRGIPDFGWNAVALMVAAGSLQPFVRQLTYRGMQTIGAARSGSLRATHPFWAGIIAISLLGEELTLPVFLGNVTVVAGIAAISRESARATEDKADNPGWYVLVPLAAAVMAGIAFPLRRAALILTPEPVFFTAVTGTVGLALLGITQVVPGLAQRYVWDRRAFWPFVAAGLFEGVSAGGILYALSAGEVVVIAPITATLPMWIVLGTVIFLRDMERVTRRTVLGTVLVVTGIILVSVVR; encoded by the coding sequence ATGGTACCCGAGATTGTCGCCGTCGTTTCCGCCGCCATGTATGCCGTGAGCTTCATCGTCGCGCGCCGGGGCCTGCGCTACTCCACCCCGGCCACCGTGACGACCTTCTCCATGGTGTTCCAGGCCGGCATCTTCAGCGTGGCGGTGGCGATTCGAGGGATACCGGACTTCGGCTGGAACGCCGTGGCGTTGATGGTCGCGGCCGGCAGCCTGCAACCCTTCGTGCGCCAGTTGACCTATCGAGGCATGCAGACCATCGGCGCCGCCCGGAGCGGCTCGCTTCGGGCCACCCACCCTTTCTGGGCCGGCATTATCGCGATTTCACTATTGGGGGAAGAACTGACGCTGCCCGTGTTCCTCGGCAACGTGACCGTAGTCGCCGGCATCGCGGCCATTTCCCGGGAGAGCGCCAGGGCGACCGAAGACAAGGCGGATAACCCGGGCTGGTATGTCCTTGTGCCGCTGGCCGCCGCGGTCATGGCGGGCATCGCCTTCCCCCTGCGGCGGGCCGCGCTGATCCTGACCCCGGAGCCGGTCTTCTTCACCGCCGTCACCGGCACGGTGGGCCTGGCCTTGCTGGGAATCACCCAGGTCGTACCGGGCCTCGCGCAACGCTACGTATGGGACCGGCGGGCGTTCTGGCCCTTCGTCGCGGCGGGCCTCTTCGAAGGCGTCTCCGCCGGCGGCATCCTCTACGCCCTCAGCGCCGGCGAGGTCGTCGTCATCGCGCCCATCACCGCCACACTGCCCATGTGGATCGTCCTGGGCACCGTCATCTTCCTCCGGGACATGGAACGGGTAACCCGCCGCACCGTGCTCGGGACGGTGCTGGTGGTAACGGGGATCATCCTGGTGTCCGTGGTGCGTTGA
- a CDS encoding EamA family transporter — MAAFAYASVSVSSRLGLQYSTPLTATCVAMVVRMTLLWCAVAVTGGVPAVAGLAFLLFVLLGVMQALTSYLSFTGVARIGASRSQPLRTTYPLWSAGWSVALLGESLTPGLMSGTVLVVAGTVLISWSPDRAADQGQGTEGPRPAAGTAVPRQHWWYIVFPLSAAFLAGIAFPVRRYALDISNQPLFFAAVLATVAAVCLAISLCAGGIHGRFLWNRRALWPFVVAGTFETVASLFSLIAVSMGQVVAVAPLVATSPLWTQVLALLFLRGVERLNVRSVTGTVAVVAGTVTIIAAR; from the coding sequence ATGGCAGCCTTCGCGTACGCGTCGGTCTCGGTCTCCTCGCGGTTGGGGCTGCAATACTCCACGCCGCTCACCGCCACCTGCGTTGCCATGGTCGTGCGCATGACGCTGTTGTGGTGCGCGGTCGCCGTCACCGGTGGCGTGCCCGCGGTGGCCGGCCTCGCCTTCCTGTTGTTCGTGTTGCTGGGCGTGATGCAGGCGCTGACGAGCTATCTGAGCTTCACCGGCGTCGCCCGCATCGGCGCGTCGCGCAGCCAACCGTTGCGCACCACCTATCCGCTCTGGAGCGCGGGCTGGTCCGTGGCGCTCCTGGGCGAAAGCCTGACGCCGGGTCTCATGAGCGGGACCGTGCTGGTGGTGGCGGGCACCGTGCTGATCTCCTGGAGTCCCGACCGCGCCGCGGATCAGGGGCAGGGCACGGAAGGCCCGCGGCCGGCGGCCGGAACCGCGGTTCCGCGCCAACACTGGTGGTACATCGTCTTTCCCTTGAGCGCGGCGTTCCTGGCCGGCATCGCTTTCCCCGTGCGCCGCTATGCCCTCGACATCTCGAACCAGCCGCTGTTCTTCGCCGCGGTGCTTGCCACCGTGGCGGCGGTTTGCCTGGCCATATCCCTGTGCGCCGGCGGCATTCACGGGCGCTTCCTGTGGAACCGGCGCGCGCTGTGGCCCTTCGTCGTCGCCGGCACGTTCGAGACGGTGGCCTCGCTGTTTTCGCTCATCGCCGTCAGCATGGGCCAGGTGGTGGCGGTGGCCCCGCTGGTGGCCACCTCGCCGTTGTGGACCCAGGTGTTGGCCCTGCTGTTCCTGCGCGGCGTGGAACGGCTCAACGTCAGGTCGGTCACCGGCACCGTCGCCGTGGTCGCCGGCACCGTCACGATCATCGCGGCCCGCTGA